Within the Medicago truncatula cultivar Jemalong A17 chromosome 4, MtrunA17r5.0-ANR, whole genome shotgun sequence genome, the region CAGACAGCAGGTTTCCAAACTGGTGCCCTGGGTCTTTTTTCAACTTATAGGGATTTGATTCAAGACATAGTCAAAGAAACAAAGGATATGAGGAAAGAAATAAGGGATTTAAAGATGCATCATATTAGTTCTGACGGTTATAAAGTTGACTCCTTGACATTAAATGCAGACAACTGCCAAGTGTTTGCAAACCAACATCACACCCTGCATCAGATTAAAGAGCAACTTGTTGTAATGAATAAAAGATTGAACATCATAGAGAACTGTATTAGCAAAGACGTAGATGTGTCAAGATTTCAATTGGCAGATGAAGATTTCATTGATGCTGATGAATTGAGCACTGATAGTTCTTCAGTCTCTGATTTATCAACTGAAACTGAGAGTGTTGCTTCTGGTAGCCAGTCACTTGGACTCGCAACTGGAGAAATAACTGAAAAACAGGTGCATCTAAATTCTGAAAGAGGCGTTATAATTCAATCAAACGATGCTTCCAGTTCATCACATTCAGCAGAGTTCATGAGAAGGCCAATCTACAATGAAGCAGCAAGGTTCTGCCTGAGGAGAGAATTAAATGACACATATGATGGTTTCCAAAGACTCTATAATTGTTTGTCTTCACTTCTCACAAATCTGGATGGTGGATCATGTTCTTACCCGAAAGGTATCATTTTGTTACTACTACTTCCATGTTTccataaataacattttttgatATGCCACATCCATCTGTACTTAGTcatctgaaatttaatttaaattctaAATCATGCAATGATAAATGACAGAACTGGAAAAGGTGGCTCCATCTTCATGGTTGATGATGCAGAAAGATGAAGCTGGCTATGAGAGCGACACAGAGGTACGTACAATCATCCCGGTTTTTACTGGACAGGAACATAATCATGTCTCTTATGTTCTTTAGTTCTATGTCTATGATTCAGGTGTTTGACTATAGGGATATTAAGCCTGATGAGCGCTTCTTAACCAAGTTTATGGAAGCTCATGCAGCAGTGAAGGAAGCAGATCTTACACTACATGCTTTGACAAAGGCATTTGAAGATTCAAAACAATTAACTGCTCTGTGGAAGCAGGCTGGTGAAAACTTGACAATCGAGAGAGCAAGCATGGCAGAAGAGATTCAAAAGCTTAAATATTCACTACACCATACAGAGGAAGAGAATCAATTACTGAAGGACCACATCAATTTCAGTTTGATAGAGATGACAAATACAATTTCCATGCTAGAAGAGTgttttttacaaatgaaaacCGATGTGGAGAAGAAATTCAAGGTAATATATTCTGATGTTTTTCTGATGGGGGAGGAGATACTACACTTTATGAACAGCTTCAGGTCATCAGTAGAAGATATTTGCTCTCAGACTGTGGATGTTGGTTTTGAATCTTTTGCTCTGTACAGTTGCTGTTTAACAGAGCTTGTCAGTCAATTTGCTAATTATAGTGTAGACCATAACTTGCAATCAGCCAGGCAAAGGGAATTGCATAATTTGCCAAAAACTTGCTCAAGTATTGCAGAACCTGTCCCTAGTATAGTTAATGAAGGTATAGGGACAATAGATCACCGACATCTGTTAATCCAAAACGTGCAAGAGGAACCAGATCTTCCCAATGTTAGagtattttatgaaaacatggCTCTTAAAAAGGAGTTAGAGAGGAAACAAGAGTTATTAGAGGGTTTACTTTTTGACTTCAGACTGTTGCAGGAATCAACTTCTAACAGTAAGGAAATTAAGGATCAGATTGAGAAGTTGATATTTTCTCTAAGCCAAGCTCGGTATGAGCTAGAGATTAAATCAAGTCAGCTTGACGATCTATTggttcaaaacaaaaaacttgaaGCTTCTCTTGCTGACACTGAAAAGGCCTTGACTAGATCAAATTATGAGCTTGAGCTTGCTAAAGAATCAATTGAAAAATTCGTCGATCAAAATGAGGAGTTAAGGgatattttaaaagaattataTGCCAACAAAACTGAAGCTGAAGAGCAATTGGATGAGCATAAAGAGGTGATTAAAGGCTTGGAAAAAGAAATTGCTAATTTGACAGCTTCGTTGGAAAACCAATCACTTTCCTTGTTTCAAAACATTGAGGATGAACTAAATCAGGTGATTATGGAGAGAGACCAACTTCATGAAGAAATTCATATCTTGAATAAGAAGCTTGAGATGACTCATTCCTTGGTTGATGAAAAGGAAGCTATTGCCATGGAAGCTCGTCAGGTATCTTTATGTTGATTATTGTGATTGTTTCTtgtttctaattattattattgttggaaCCATCTTTTATGAAACTGAAATCTCAATTGTAGGAGTCAGAGTCTAGTAAGCTCTTTGCTGAGCAAAAGGAAGAGGAGGTCAAGATTTTGGAACATTCTGTTGAGGAACTTGAATCTACCATTAATGTTTTAGAGAAAAAGGTTAGCTGAAATCGGGCAATATTTTTCATGTTCAATGTCAATGTCAGTACAATACAGGCTTGTCATTTGAAATGGCTCAAAAGGTTAATCATACAGATCTTTTATGTCTTTGCTTTTTCCTTACTATATTGCATTGCTCTTAGGTGTATGAAATGGATGAGGAGGTAGAAAGACATCGTTCAATTAGTGATTCACTAAAAGTGGAACTCCAAGCATTGAAAGAGAGGATACTGTTAGTTGAGAATTTACCCCAAAACTCAGATTCAGAAAGCATGAGTGTTCAAACTGGAGACAAGAAATCTAGGTTGGAGCTGCTACCTTTCCTTGATTTGTATTATAGTTTAATTTTGACCAAATGCAAATGTTAACAATGAAATAATTTAACTCTGATGAAAACTTGATAATTCCAATAATGTAGAGATTCAAAATTAGATTAGTGCTAATAATTTTTACACCACATGtttgccaaaattattttctatgtatggtttctattttctaatttaattcATGTAACAACAGGCCCAATTTATTTGTAAAAGGGCTTTCTactgttgttattgttattgcaATTGATTTCTGATTTGATTTCTCTGTTGTCCATCACATAAAAACCCCTGATGTAGGCAACTACCCAGCAAAGTACTGGAACTTCATGAGGCACAAATACAGATAAAGCttcttgaaaatgaaaatgcagAGAAAGATCAGGAGGTATTCTTCTCTacctctattttaaaaaaaaaaaatcaattaacttggattttttgtttttttcgcctaatattttgtttatattttggaaGATTAAAAAGTGCAAAGAATACATCTCTGAAATTGTACTGCATGCTGAAGCCCAAACATTGCAGTACCAGCAAAAGGTATGCACCAATACAAGTTCAggttttattaaatagttttcaCATTACGCTAAGATCAAGtttgattaacaattttttatttgaaaaaccaaaaatatgcATCATGTTATTCTTACTTTGCGACGTCGTTTGCTTCCCAATCCTTCTTATTAGTACAAGTGCCTGGAGTCAATGTTCTGTGAAGTGAAAACAGATATGTCATATTCAACATCCATGGCACCAACATtagagaaaatggagaaaatgtCAACAAGGACTAGAGGTTCCGGCTCACCATTCAGATGTATTTCAAATCTGGTTCAGCAgatgaatcaggagaaagatcAAGAATTGTCAGTGGCAAGGCTCCGTGTGCAAGAACTAGAAGCACTTGCAGCTAGCCGGCAAAAGGAGGTATTTAACCTTTTATAGTCTCTATCCCATGTGTAGAACTTAATATCCTAGGAGAATATATATTAGTATCATTTTCATATGATACATTAGTATCATTTTCATAGGATGGATAGAAGGACTTTAGTTGATATATGATGAAAATATAAAAGCGATGGCCTCAAGAATCTACTTCTCAAATCTGGTTTATTTGTCATTCATCCTAACCTAAATCTCCATTTGTTTTATGTTGGATATTTCTTCAAAGGGAAATGTTTCACTACACCTGAATTTTACATCTGGCTTACAAtgttttaacctttttttaatttgattagaaACCATCATGATTTTCTAAGCAACCTTCTGAAACTAGTGGTGGTGGCTCATAGTCTAACAGCGGATTTAGCCAGTAATTTAGGTGTAGGCCCGGGTTAAAATTTAAGGTGTCAGAATAACAAAACTACTGTTCATATATATTCTATCTATAATAATGCTGAGAATTATCATCACAGTAATTATTAAACACATAATGGACTAAATGTCTAAATTTATATTGGATCAGGTTTGCATGCTACAAACAAGGCTGGCTGCTACTGAAAGCATGACTCATGATGTGATTCGGGACCTTCTTGGTGTCAAATTGGACATTACCAACTATGCGGTAAGTTcggatttatttttatattgtgaAATTTCATGGTTGCGATTTCTCATTGCCTTGCATTTTTGTTGCTTCTGGTATGTTCCAGAATTTGATAGACCAAAACCAAATCGTGAAATTAGTGGAGGAAGCTCATCAtcagagagaaaagttctttgcaAAGGTACTCTATGCTTAAAAATTATAGTGTGCTGTAAATTTTATAAGATGTTTAACTTAATTCCCATTTCTTTATCATTAGGAAAAAGAGAATCTTGACCTTAGACAACATATTAAT harbors:
- the LOC11431014 gene encoding kinesin-like protein KIN-12C isoform X3 — translated: MKKGVYVDNLTEHSVVTVNDVLRLLEQGTANRKVAATHMNCESSRSHSVFTCIIESRWEKDSTTHFRFARLNLVDLAGSERQKSSGADSERLKEAANINKSLSTLGLVIMTLVDLAHGKPRHVPYRDSRLTFLLQDSLGGNSKTMIIANVSPSICSANETLSTLKFAQRAKLIQNNAKVNEDASGDISALQWQIQQLKGQLSFLTKNNFFPPLVSTLEPNSDSCRLSEVSEEHDSMGERATTDHKLLTPNKEVRHISTMIKRMKAALVGALRREKMAETTIQDLNVEIDHTKCLVRQKEEDAQHTSIMLRHCEEKIKQLELLVDGQLSAEKYLMEENRALKEEIQLHKMKSDNNSESSRLVLENDRLLQQLQKFQNFYEHGERERLLTELSELRHQLLVHLQEKVTFSVKNENQEIDATQELEVCQKMNSKLLREVGKLQAELRKYLNNNQVQSNSVSRSSFEHPDELLTTDKCSLAETISVGSDSGDEMPSSTWEYKNNTGREAKLERMSKDLKEVRLLNDQYQEKWALQLSQKQQMESVCQEVETETTNTILHLQEEVASIQSELEGKLYSIDQENTKLRNVVAAKEEEMKSLCLDWEKAILELTTFLLEGSRSLRDACGQVQNISSSFPKVNAWIGEHVSMAVKKYIEKEETIHQLQSSLEDARKMALEMELKISSLKEATLTLSAFEHLDNENGIEEAFQLRVLLNEKANIIMTLENELKYKNDQLCKTVKQADAAFLVAKWLSDCFDAAHMNIDAEDISIPNLDMQGRLGSFTTSENQDVGYNSILNDLMGQVELIKLEVLEMENAVKTSFVDTEMQTAGFQTGALGLFSTYRDLIQDIVKETKDMRKEIRDLKMHHISSDGYKVDSLTLNADNCQVFANQHHTLHQIKEQLVVMNKRLNIIENCISKDVDVSRFQLADEDFIDADELSTDSSSVSDLSTETESVASGSQSLGLATGEITEKQVHLNSERGVIIQSNDASSSSHSAEFMRRPIYNEAARFCLRRELNDTYDGFQRLYNCLSSLLTNLDGGSCSYPKELEKVAPSSWLMMQKDEAGYESDTEVFDYRDIKPDERFLTKFMEAHAAVKEADLTLHALTKAFEDSKQLTALWKQAGENLTIERASMAEEIQKLKYSLHHTEEENQLLKDHINFSLIEMTNTISMLEECFLQMKTDVEKKFKVIYSDVFLMGEEILHFMNSFRSSVEDICSQTVDVGFESFALYSCCLTELVSQFANYSVDHNLQSARQRELHNLPKTCSSIAEPVPSIVNEGIGTIDHRHLLIQNVQEEPDLPNVRVFYENMALKKELERKQELLEGLLFDFRLLQESTSNSKEIKDQIEKLIFSLSQARYELEIKSSQLDDLLVQNKKLEASLADTEKALTRSNYELELAKESIEKFVDQNEELRDILKELYANKTEAEEQLDEHKEVIKGLEKEIANLTASLENQSLSLFQNIEDELNQVIMERDQLHEEIHILNKKLEMTHSLVDEKEAIAMEARQESESSKLFAEQKEEEVKILEHSVEELESTINVLEKKVYEMDEEVERHRSISDSLKVELQALKERILLVENLPQNSDSESMSVQTGDKKSRQLPSKVLELHEAQIQIKLLENENAEKDQEIKKCKEYISEIVLHAEAQTLQYQQKYKCLESMFCEVKTDMSYSTSMAPTLEKMEKMSTRTRGSGSPFRCISNLVQQMNQEKDQELSVARLRVQELEALAASRQKEVCMLQTRLAATESMTHDVIRDLLGVKLDITNYANLIDQNQIVKLVEEAHHQREKFFAKEKENLDLRQHINDLIEERESCISNLRTKEADMLATQIAVQLLQERDQLLSAQNGMLKMDKTNLIRKIAELDDMVKTLVGTRNSQHVPQSSKTKDKGAQNLGNVRFTKRLSQSERLLARVNEELTQYRKSSGDSLHG